A region of the Vanrija pseudolonga chromosome 2, complete sequence genome:
CAGACGGTTCGCGCACGCAGGAATCTAGAACTGCCGTGCGACGCGACGTCGATGGCCAGACGTGCCAAACGAGGCGTCTGGGCCGCTGCCACACACACTTCTGACGTGTAGGCTGGCGGGCATGCGTCGCCACCCGGCCGGCTGGCAGTGAGTTGGGTTTCGGGTACTCATTCCGCACATCCGGTTTCAGCAGTATGCGTGCACAGACGATCGTCATGAGGAGCCGTGTCAACATTGCGACCTGGGTGGGGgagacgaggcgacgacgagggaagTGAGAGCAACGAGACCAGAACCATGTCTcactcgcccttggcgaAGTAAGCTGCCCACAGGCGGCGTCTCGGCTCAGCGTCGTTTTCGGGCATGCGCTCGATGTCACGGCGTGCTTGTGAGGCTCTGTTTGCCTTGCATGTGCACGCCATGCACGATGCAGGGGCGTGAATACCCTCGGCTGCCTGTCCAGTGGGTTTGCCACGCGCCACACCACGAGCACTGGCATTAGGAAAGTGCATTATGACGAGGTTGTAATTGCCTCCTCCGTCTCTTGGCGCCATTCTATTGGGGATTTTGGCGGAGATTAACCGGGCTCACCGTGAAACCATCGTGGGAAAGTGCCATGTGGCGGTCCCTGATGCCCATCTCGCCCCTCGGGCAGCAATGTTGAAACGGGGTGGCCTGCCTGcgtcgtgggtgggtggtcgcCACCCAAACGAGTGCTAAGTCGACTTTactcggcggcacgcgcacTCAaacgaccgacgacgacaacgggCCACACACACTCGTCTGCTCCATTCATTCGgcaacatcaacaacaacaataacaacaacaaaatCCTCCGCCATACCTTGATCACACCGGCAGCGCATTCTCCCCCATCCCGCCATGGCATCGTCTGTGGCCCCCCAAGCGGCACGGGGACCacagtcgtcgccgtcgcgtcaACAACATCCGACGACACCCACTAATGACACGCCAagccgtgctgctgctgccgccgccgccgacaccgacagcAGAATACACACGCCAACACGCTCCAAGGCTGCCAAAGCCGCTGCAACTGATGCAGCAGCGCacgcaccagcaccaccaccaccgactGCGGCCGTACCTCCAGAGATTGCAAAGCCGCATTGCTTGTACGTTTCATGTCTGACCTCCACCGACGCGCACCGGGCTGACATACACAGCTTCCCTATGAACAACCACCCAACGAAGTCGTCAGAGTCCGAGCCCGAAGCCATCCCGGACGAGGTGTACGTCCATCCGAACGACGACCCAGCAGCGTTGCGCGGCATCCCAATCTTCAAGCCGACGTACGAAGAGTTCAAGGTGAGTTCGTGGGTGTCGGACTGCCCGCTGACGTGAAGGACTTTGATGTCTACATGGAAAAGGTGCTCCCCTGGGGCCAGCGCTCGAGCATTGTCAAGATCATCCCCCCGCAGGAATGGGTCGACAACGTAAAGCTGATCGACAATCAGCAAATGTCCGAGCTCCAGATCCGCAGCCCCATCGAGCAGCGCATGGTCGGGACAGGCGGCGTCTTTGTCCAGCAGAACATTGAGCGCTTgcgcagccgcggcggcctggccATCCATGAGTGGTTCGACAAGTGCGCTCAAGACAAGTACCAGACACCGAATCCCAAGGAGATTGTTACGCGCACGCAGGACCGCGACTCGAAGGAAGCCAAGgcgcgtctcgccgccgaggccgctcgTGTCAAGGCTGAGAGGGctgagaagaaggccaaacgcgacgcggcggcccgGAGGAAGCTGGAGCGGAGGAAGGcgaaggccgaggaggcggagtCGCAGGTGGATGTCGAGGCAGAGGCCAAGCCAGAGCTGGATGCCGCTTTGTTGACGGCCGACGCCGTTCCATCTGTCGCAGCTTCGCCGGCGATCCACGAAGAGGTGGACGATCTtcccgcgctcgaggtcgcaTCACACACATCACGCTCGACAGCAGAGCCGCTGGCCACGACGCCCGACTCGGCAACCATGgctgccgaggtggaggagcaGCTGAAGCCGGTCAACCCGTTCTACGAGAACACCGACCTGCACAAGGACTGGCTCCCACAAGATGCGACACACGAGGATTTTACCGTGCAGGGATGCGCCAACCTCGAGCGCAAGTTCTGGAGGACTCTCGGCCAGGGGTCGAATAGCTGGTACGGCGCCGATCTCGCTGGTTCGCTGTTCGCCGAAGAGGATTACCCTTGGAACGTTGCAAACCTCCCCAATCTCCTCAACAAGCTCCCCGAAAAGCTGCCAGGTGTCAACTCGCCATACCTTTACTTTGGCATGTGgcgcgcggccttctcgtGGCACGTTGAGGACGTGAGTTGGACATTGTAGTTTGAGGACCTTTGGCTGACGCACCCAGATGGACCTCTTCTCGATCAACTACATCCACTTTGGCGCGCCAAAGTTCTGGTACGCCGTGCCtcaggtcgacgccgagcgcttcGAGTCTGTCACCAAGAGCTACTTCCCCAACGACGCCAATACATGTGACCAGTTCATGCGTCACAAGTCGTGTACCTTGTCGGCGACCAAGCTCCACAGCAGCGGCATCCGGGTGAACAAGCTGGTGCAGTACCAGAACGAGTTCGTCATCACCTTCCCTCGCGGATACCACGCTGGGTTCAACGTCGGCTTCAACTGCGCAGAGAGTGTCAACTTTGCACTCCCCTGCTGGCTGGAGCtgggcaagaaggccaaggcatGCTCCTGCGTCGACTACAGTGTGCGCATCGATGTTGATCGTCTCACGGGCGCAAGGTCGCCAACACCAAAGGAGGAGACACCAGAGCCGGTCGAGCCGACACGTTCAAGAAAGAGGAAGGCGCCTGGCGAGCCAGGCAGCTCGAGCAaacgaggccgtcgtccAAAGGTTGAACAGCAGGCCCAAGAAGAGGGCACGCCCGTTCCGGAACGTCCGCTTGTTGTGCGTCTCCAAAGGCCGGAAAACACCATCTCCCTCACGAAGCAACCGAAAGCAGCTGTCACCCGTGAGATCCCAACCTACCCCTGCGTACTGTGCCCTGGTCTCGAGACGGAAGACTTGGCCCCAGTTTTCGAGCCATCGGACCACATCCGTTCAGTATCGAAGACACCCGTGACCCAGGCTCATGTCTCATGTGCTGTGGCTGTACCAGAGGCGTtcaccgacgaggtggaggtggacggcGTGACATCTACCTACATCAAGGGTCTCGACGACATTGGCAAGGATCGGTGGAAGCTTGTAAGTTCAGGACATCTTATCTTGAAGCGCCGAGCTCACACGTCACAGAAATGTTCTTGTTGCCCTGACAAGCGGACAGCAACAATGGGAACAAAGATTCAATGCACCAAGGGCAAGTGTATGCGGGCGTACCACGTGTCATGTGCAAAGAAGAATCCCGAGGTTCTGTACACGGCCGACATGCGGATACACCGAGTCGAGGTCCCGCCGGCTGGCAGCGGTAACTTTGAGGACACACCAGTGTTTACAGTCGAGCTGTTATGTCCCAAGCATAACCCGGTACGTGCTCGGAATAGCGTCGGGATCTGTGACTAACCGCCCAGGCCATGCTCGAGCTGAAGAAGCGCCAGGCCCAAGATAAGCTTCGGGAACAGATTCTCGGCATCTCTCCGGGCTCGGCGGTTAAGATCAAGAAGAATGGTAGCTCATACGCCGCCCTCCTGATCGAGGCCAAAGAGGCGTCACAAACGGTCGTCGTCACGCTACCAGACGGCTCAATCAGAGAAGTCGCTTGGAGTGCCCTCGACTTGCGGCCCAACCAGCCGCAAATGCTGGAGAACGAGTACGCTGGCCCTCCGAAGCGGAGTCGAAAAGTCACTACTGCCGCCGGTCCTGAGGCCCAAACGCCATTCACCGGAATGCCCTTGACCAAGGCCCCACCACCAATAggctctgcgccgccgccgcaatTGGTTGGCCAAGCATCGTCCCACGGGGCCTATTATTACGCGCAGCCGCGAGGACATGCACAAGCACCTGGGTACCACGGCGGTCACAACTTTTATCAGCCGCCTCCACATGTGCAACCTCCACATGCGCACGGCGTCTTCGTCGTGAACTCAAAAGACGGCGGCTTCTACCCTGCGCAggctcccccacccccatTCTCTTACGGTCCTGGGCCTATGGTAGCATACCAAGGCCAATCGATCCCCCAAGTGTCCTACCACCCCCACCGCCTGCCAGTACCTCCACCCGGGAGACTACCCCAGTacacctcgcctcgccagcctcCTCCACATCTCCCCCCTCCGCCTGCACACCTCCAGTACCGCTCCCACACCATGTCGGCCGCTCCTCCTTCAGGAACCCCGCCCGGGCCTAGTACAAGTCCCAACCAGCAACTGAGAGCGACCCCGTTGCCGACCCCCGTTGCCGCACCAAGTGGAGTGGGCAAGATCGACCTCGGACTCGACCGCATGAGTGCTTTGATGGCaggccttcctcctctcACCACTCCCGCTATCCACCTTACTGGCACAAACGGCAAGGGGTCCGTGTCTGCCATCCTCGAGTCGTGCCTGCGCTCAGCCGGCCTCCGCACGGCTAGGTACAACTCTCCCCACCTTCTCGAGCCGCGCGATACCGTCAGAATCAACGGCGCACCGCCGTCTGCCGAAGATTACACTGCGGCCGTGGCACATGTTCAGAAGGTGTCAGACAGCCGTGGCCTACAGGCGACCGTGTTCGAGATTGGCAcagccgccgccttcctACTCGCCAACACCGCCCAGCCACCGGCCGACGTCATGATCATTGAATGCGGCATGGGCGGTGCTCGTGACGCCACGAATGTCATGCCTCCGGGAATCACCCTCGCGTCGGCTCTCAGCTCCGTCGGTCTCGACCATACTGCCATGCTCGGAAACACAATCGCCGCGATCGCAAGGGAGAAGTCGTCGATTGTGGTCGAGGGCGGTGTTCTCGTGGTTGCCCCGCACCTGCACCCTGATGCTCTTGCTACAGCCAAGCAAGTGACTCAAGAGCGCCGGGCGCACCTCATCGAGTCTGCTCCAACGACGACTGTCGCCCCTGCTGGCGCCTTGACTCTCTCGCCATTCAAGGAGCCCGCTGCTCCCACCGTCCGTACGCCACTTGCCGGCAGCCCCGCCAAGGCAATTgacacccacctcgcccttccCGGCAGCCACCAGCTTGACAATCTGTCCCTGGCGCTGACCATCCTTGACGTGCTGAGGAACGACCGGCGTGCGCTCGCCGTTCAGCCCAAGCTGAGTGGCCTTACAGATGAGAGACTACAGGCCGGCGTGCAGTCGACCCGCTGGAGCGGTCGCTGCTCGTGGCTCAAGTGTACGGACCCTGCTTCGGGCCAGGAGATTCCCGTCCTGGTTGACGGTGCGCACAACGGTGACTCGGCCGCCACGCTTCGCTCGTACGTTGATTCGCTGGGCATTTCGCCCGAACGCCCGCGCACCTTTGTGCTCTCGCTCTCCTCTTCACCCGGCAAGACGCCCGAGAGTGTGCTTGCGCCGCTCctgcgccgaggcgatcgcGTTGCGCTGGTCGACTTTACGACGCCCGTGGAGGGCATGCCGTGGGTCAAGCCCGTTGAGCGTGGCGAGGCACAGGCTGCGGCCGCTGGTTTGGTCGGGCCTACGGGGACTGTCCACAGCATGGCGGGTTCGGGCCCAGCGGCAGTCGCCGAGGCCTTGCGCTGGTCAGTCAGCGACTGGCCCCAGCAAGGCCCGGGCCTGATCGTCGTCTGCGGCAGTCTgtacctcgtcgccgacgcgtaCCGCCTGGTAGGTCAGTCGGCGTAACACCTCGCAAATGAATACACCTGTCGAGGTTAACGATCAGCCATGATCACTGTATGTATCCATATGCAACTGTACACGAATACGCAGTGGTGGTGTCGTGAGCGGCTTGATCACTGTGCCCCCGTCCGGATTGGGGCTATCCAAGGGGCGTCCCAAGTGAGCCTCCCAAGAGTCAGTCTGCAAAGTCCTGAGCCATTCTGTGCAGCTCCCCACAATCGCTACCCTGCTGACAACGTGGCATCGCGCTACAAAGATTCCTAGATAAACCCAGCGACCCTTTTAGAGCTTGGAGCCGCGGTTGACGAGGTCGGAGACGCCGCCCTCAatggcggccttggcgccgttgacgagctcctcgatgATGGCCTTGGCGGGCTTGACGTCgttgatgacggcggcgacatcTCCCATGAGCCAGGGGCGGGCGGCCATGGAGAGCTCGGGGCGcttggcaatgtcgagctcggcagggAGCTTGCCCTGGCTGGTGAgggccttgatctcgtccTGGCGGCCCTCCCACTCCTTGACGTAGTCGGTGCGGCGGACACGGAGCGGACGGCCAGTGTAGatgatggtggtggccgtgtcGCCGTGGTCGGCCGAGACGACAAGCTC
Encoded here:
- the RPH1_1 gene encoding DNA damage-responsive transcriptional repressor RPH1, with protein sequence MASSVAPQAARGPQSSPSRQQHPTTPTNDTPSRAAAAAAADTDSRIHTPTRSKAAKAAATDAAAHAPAPPPPTAAVPPEIAKPHCFFPMNNHPTKSSESEPEAIPDEVYVHPNDDPAALRGIPIFKPTYEEFKDFDVYMEKVLPWGQRSSIVKIIPPQEWVDNVKLIDNQQMSELQIRSPIEQRMVGTGGVFVQQNIERLRSRGGLAIHEWFDKCAQDKYQTPNPKEIVTRTQDRDSKEAKARLAAEAARVKAERAEKKAKRDAAARRKLERRKAKAEEAESQVDVEAEAKPELDAALLTADAVPSVAASPAIHEEVDDLPALEVASHTSRSTAEPLATTPDSATMAAEVEEQLKPVNPFYENTDLHKDWLPQDATHEDFTVQGCANLERKFWRTLGQGSNSWYGADLAGSLFAEEDYPWNVANLPNLLNKLPEKLPGVNSPYLYFGMWRAAFSWHVEDMDLFSINYIHFGAPKFWYAVPQVDAERFESVTKSYFPNDANTCDQFMRHKSCTLSATKLHSSGIRVNKLVQYQNEFVITFPRGYHAGFNVGFNCAESVNFALPCWLELGKKAKACSCVDYSVRIDVDRLTGARSPTPKEETPEPVEPTRSRKRKAPGEPGSSSKRGRRPKVEQQAQEEGTPVPERPLVVRLQRPENTISLTKQPKAAVTREIPTYPCVLCPGLETEDLAPVFEPSDHIRSVSKTPVTQAHVSCAVAVPEAFTDEVEVDGVTSTYIKGLDDIGKDRWKLKCSCCPDKRTATMGTKIQCTKGKCMRAYHVSCAKKNPEVLYTADMRIHRVEVPPAGSGNFEDTPVFTVELLCPKHNPAMLELKKRQAQDKLREQILGISPGSAVKIKKNGSSYAALLIEAKEASQTVVVTLPDGSIREVAWSALDLRPNQPQMLENEYAGPPKRSRKVTTAAGPEAQTPFTGMPLTKAPPPIGSAPPPQLVGQASSHGAYYYAQPRGHAQAPGYHGGHNFYQPPPHVQPPHAHGVFVVNSKDGGFYPAQAPPPPFSYGPGPMVAYQGQSIPQVSYHPHRLPVPPPGRLPQYTSPRQPPPHLPPPPAHLQYRSHTMSAAPPSGTPPGPSTSPNQQLRATPLPTPVAAPSGVGKIDLGLDRMSALMAGLPPLTTPAIHLTGTNGKGSVSAILESCLRSAGLRTARYNSPHLLEPRDTVRINGAPPSAEDYTAAVAHVQKVSDSRGLQATVFEIGTAAAFLLANTAQPPADVMIIECGMGGARDATNVMPPGITLASALSSVGLDHTAMLGNTIAAIAREKSSIVVEGGVLVVAPHLHPDALATAKQVTQERRAHLIESAPTTTVAPAGALTLSPFKEPAAPTVRTPLAGSPAKAIDTHLALPGSHQLDNLSLALTILDVLRNDRRALAVQPKLSGLTDERLQAGVQSTRWSGRCSWLKCTDPASGQEIPVLVDGAHNGDSAATLRSYVDSLGISPERPRTFVLSLSSSPGKTPESVLAPLLRRGDRVALVDFTTPVEGMPWVKPVERGEAQAAAAGLVGPTGTVHSMAGSGPAAVAEALRWSVSDWPQQGPGLIVVCGSLYLVADAYRLVGQSA
- the RPH1_1 gene encoding DNA damage-responsive transcriptional repressor RPH1; this encodes MASSVAPQAARGPQSSPSRQQHPTTPTNDTPSRAAAAAAADTDSRIHTPTRSKAAKAAATDAAAHAPAPPPPTAAVPPEIAKPHCFFPMNNHPTKSSESEPEAIPDEVYVHPNDDPAALRGIPIFKPTYEEFKDFDVYMEKVLPWGQRSSIVKIIPPQEWVDNVKLIDNQQMSELQIRSPIEQRMVGTGGVFVQQNIERLRSRGGLAIHEWFDKCAQDKYQTPNPKEIVTRTQDRDSKEAKARLAAEAARVKAERAEKKAKRDAAARRKLERRKAKAEEAESQVDVEAEAKPELDAALLTADAVPSVAASPAIHEEVDDLPALEVASHTSRSTAEPLATTPDSATMAAEVEEQLKPVNPFYENTDLHKDWLPQDATHEDFTVQGCANLERKFWRTLGQGSNSWYGADLAGSLFAEEDYPWNVANLPNLLNKLPEKLPGVNSPYLYFGMWRAAFSWHVEDMDLFSINYIHFGAPKFWYAVPQVDAERFESVTKSYFPNDANTCDQFMRHKSCTLSATKLHSSGIRVNKLVQYQNEFVITFPRGYHAGFNVGFNCAESVNFALPCWLELGKKAKACSCVDYSEETPEPVEPTRSRKRKAPGEPGSSSKRGRRPKVEQQAQEEGTPVPERPLVVRLQRPENTISLTKQPKAAVTREIPTYPCVLCPGLETEDLAPVFEPSDHIRSVSKTPVTQAHVSCAVAVPEAFTDEVEVDGVTSTYIKGLDDIGKDRWKLKCSCCPDKRTATMGTKIQCTKGKCMRAYHVSCAKKNPEVLYTADMRIHRVEVPPAGSGNFEDTPVFTVELLCPKHNPAMLELKKRQAQDKLREQILGISPGSAVKIKKNGSSYAALLIEAKEASQTVVVTLPDGSIREVAWSALDLRPNQPQMLENEYAGPPKRSRKVTTAAGPEAQTPFTGMPLTKAPPPIGSAPPPQLVGQASSHGAYYYAQPRGHAQAPGYHGGHNFYQPPPHVQPPHAHGVFVVNSKDGGFYPAQAPPPPFSYGPGPMVAYQGQSIPQVSYHPHRLPVPPPGRLPQYTSPRQPPPHLPPPPAHLQYRSHTMSAAPPSGTPPGPSTSPNQQLRATPLPTPVAAPSGVGKIDLGLDRMSALMAGLPPLTTPAIHLTGTNGKGSVSAILESCLRSAGLRTARYNSPHLLEPRDTVRINGAPPSAEDYTAAVAHVQKVSDSRGLQATVFEIGTAAAFLLANTAQPPADVMIIECGMGGARDATNVMPPGITLASALSSVGLDHTAMLGNTIAAIAREKSSIVVEGGVLVVAPHLHPDALATAKQVTQERRAHLIESAPTTTVAPAGALTLSPFKEPAAPTVRTPLAGSPAKAIDTHLALPGSHQLDNLSLALTILDVLRNDRRALAVQPKLSGLTDERLQAGVQSTRWSGRCSWLKCTDPASGQEIPVLVDGAHNGDSAATLRSYVDSLGISPERPRTFVLSLSSSPGKTPESVLAPLLRRGDRVALVDFTTPVEGMPWVKPVERGEAQAAAAGLVGPTGTVHSMAGSGPAAVAEALRWSVSDWPQQGPGLIVVCGSLYLVADAYRLVGQSA